Below is a genomic region from Parus major isolate Abel chromosome 19, Parus_major1.1, whole genome shotgun sequence.
CAAATTGAAGTTTCTAATATTATgatattcaaataattttaatctgCCTGATGCTTCCCCAGGCACGTACCTGGACTGCTAATGAGGGGTTGCCTGCAGCCGCTGTTGCTtttgacagaaaacaaacaattctTTGCAGGTGCCATCAAAGGATTGGGAATGGAGAGGTCTGGGGAGGAAAATGGGTGCGAGCGTGCGTGGAGCCAGCATGttgcagctgggagagaaagATGCTGTGTTCCCCTCGGCTCCCCGGGGAACAGCATTGCTTCCTAATTCTTTTTTAAGTGTCAGTTTGTGCTTGGTGAAAAAAGAGGCCGACACAGATGGATGATGGGATTCCCAGTGCACAGTGGACAGAAAAggtgcagtgggagcagagtCCAGCACACATCAAATTGCATCTGATCCTTGCCCAGCCTTGACCGAAGTTCCTCATTCCATGTTTCCCCAGTGCCACGTGGATCTGAGCTGGAGAAGCTctcacagcctgtgccaggcactTCCCCAAGCCCCTATTTCCCCCTCCCCATGCCATTGCCAGCCCTGAGTTTTCCCATCCATCCACCCAGCCCACAGAgggaatatttcatttttactgagCTCTCCTGACCCACACCGGCTGCTTAGGGAAATGGATTTCTTGCTGCCACAAGCATTGCCTCCAGTCAGTATAAAGCCAGGTGAAGAGGACATGGCAGGGATGATGGAGACCTTGGCACAGGCCTGGGGGGAACCCCCAAAAATTCACCCTAAGGCAAACTGaggttctgcagctgctttttgggCTTTGGGGGTGCAGACCTCCCTGATGTCTGGGTTCAGTCCTGCTTGGTGTCACCCGCAGAACAAAAGCAACGGCCTGAGGGAtcccacagagccctggggatggTGATTTGTATCCCACCAAAGGTTTCATCATCTCTGTAACCTCACAAGCAAGGCTTTTCCATCCATTCTATTACCACACTGCTAAAGGGAGAGGAGTTCATTTCTACCATTTAACGTTTCATGGATAATTAATTATTCTTCATCTCTCCAGCAAAAAAGGAAGAGCAAGTAGAGGGGctattcaaagcaaaaaaaaagtcagcttgAAACCCAGGGAAATTGCTGAATTATTTGTAGCATCAAAGGCGAGCGAGGATGTGCTGATTTAACGGGGCCCTGTGAGATGCAGAGCCCTGGGCATCGTGGTGATGCTGAGACTGGGATGAACTCATTGCAGCAGTGGTCATGAACAGAGGGGTGGATGAGAGGTCTGGGGGGCACCCCAacctctgcctgtgctgcccaTCCTCCTCCTGTCACCTCCCCATCGCTATGAGCTGATAGTTCTGCCTTTGCACGATGTTGGGGTGTCCCTATGACCTGGTGGAAGCCTCCAGTGCTCCCCAGTGCTTCATTCATCACCAGAGGCAAGTGGCATAATAAATAATGATATTTAACATTTCATAATAATGACAATTAACCAGTAAATAATGCTTTTTACACCACAGAAGCCAGAGTAAATTAATTCCCCTAGATAGGTGTCAGCAGCACggggcagtggcagcagtgggTAAAACTGGCAGCCCCTGTCTGTGTTACACCCCACTCTGGGGCATTGTCCCCAAAACCCAGTCTCACCCCAAAATTTAACAGATTTGCAAAATGCACCACGCCGCATCCTGGCAGCTCTGGCGAGCCCTAAATCACCCCtatttcctgttaaaaaataacaacaaaagaaTGTCAACAAAATGGTTTATGGCTGTTATAAATTGTGCCGGAGAAAAAACCAACCCTGTTTGCCTGGAAGCAAGGTGGGGTTTCCCATTGGCACACAAATGGAAGCCTTGTGTCCCACCACAGCTGGAACCAGTGGAAAGGGGGATTTATTTGAAGTAGTTTTCCTTCACATATATGCCACCCATGCActctgagcagctgagctgcccaCCCTGGTGGCACCAGGGGTTGGTGGGGGAATGAGAATGTTTGTGCCCGGCCAGCCCCAAGGGGTAGGAAGATACCTAGGTAGGTAGCCAGGCCTCTGTGTGCCCCTGGGTGCCCGCAGAGCTGGAAGGTGGCCAAGGCTCCACTGGACTCTGCCCTGTTCCTCCCCTTGGCTCAGCTCTCAGTGGccacagagacagaaagaggGACGAGAGCGAACATGGCTGCCCCGAGCCAGCCCCAGAAGTCCACCTACGATGTCATTGTCATTGGGGCTGGCATCCAGGGCTCTTTCACTGCCTACCACCTGGCCCAGCACCACAAGGacactctgctgctggagcaggtaTGGTGACCCCATTCTGCCATGTCCTCATTCCCAGCAGGCTGGGGCGGGTGCCTGCAGACCTGGCTGCCCTCCACCACAgcatggagcagagctgctcaggcaCTGCAGTCCCCAGTGCCAGGACCCCTGACCCCAGCGTTTCCTGCTGTTTCCCGGTGCCGTGGttggcagcacaggctgtgtccCACTGTGCCCTCTGCTGCACCGTGCTGGTGCACATGGGGTCGAGGGTGGCAATGTCTGTGGTCACCCCTATGTCCTCTCTGCCCCACAGTTCCTCCTGCCCCACTCTCGGGGCAGCTCACATGGGCAGAGCCGCATCATCCGCAGCGCCTACCCCCAGCAGTATTACTCCTGCATGATGCCTGAAAGCTTCcgcctctggcagcagctggaggccGAGACCGGCACCACCCTCTACAGGtaatggggacagggacacaggcacCCTCCCCTCCCCCCGGGACTGGGGGCCGTGACCTTTGGGTGGGATGAGGCTTCCTTGGCAGGCAGCTGCCAATTCCTGGTAATTTATGGGGCCCCATGAAGGAAATGTCATTAAGGAAATGAAGATTTAAATGATCCTCCAGTGCCAGGGTCAGGGCCGATGGCGCTTGCTGTATTTAGCGGGCAGAGTGTGTCAGTGTCCGGACCCTCCCATGCATCTCACTCTGCCCTTGTCACCCGCATCCCAGCACCAGGGTGTTGCACATCCCAAGTATCACTGGTGTCaccgtgcctcagtttcccccaaGGGCAAAGCAAACATGGGGAAAGTAGGGCAAGCTGTTGTGACTGGTGGGATGCAGGCAGACAGGattggtgctgctggggccGGCGGGAGATCCCGAGCTGGAGGCCTGCAGGAGGAGCCTTGGTGTTGACGAGGTCCTGGACGCCGCGGCGCTGGCCCAGCGCTTCCCTGGCTTCCAGCTGCAAGCTGGCCAGGTGGCCGTGCTggacagcactgctggggtgcTCTTCGCTGACCGGGCTCTGCGGGCAGCGCAGGTAAGTGCTGCTGAGGGGATGGAATgctttgggatgggatgggatgggatgggatgggatgggatgggatgggatgggatgggatgggatgggatgagatgggatgggaGTCCCTTGGCAGCCACCTCCTGTCACCCTCCCCACGCAGAAGGTCTTTTGCCAACGTGGAGGCACCCTGCGGGATGGGGAGAAGGTGCTGCACATCAAACCTGGGGTCATGGTCACTGTCACCACCACTGCTGGGGTGTACCAAGCCCCCCGGCTCATCATCACGGCTGGAGCCTGGACCGGTGCCTTCGTGGAACAACTGGGTCTCTGCCTGCCGCTGCAGGTAAGGGTTGGTGGCACAGGGGGCACAATTGTGGCCAGAGCTAATGTCGCCCTGAGAATCAGGtcttttgatattgttttcacaatttctagccactttcccaagaaagtaactataaacgtaggtgtttatacattccattaaagatagGCCTTTTGATGGACGTCTCATGGCCAGTGAGGCTGGGAAAgtggtaacctgactatccaatccctggtcattgctgagaacctataaatactgaaagaacaaataaacttccttcttctttcaccacacctcgagctgcgtccatgtgaatcattttgtgtccaacagtgacaaaCTAACACTGTGATTCCAGCCCCTGCGCATCGATGTCTGCTACTGGAGGGAGAAGCAGCCTGGGAGCACCAGCTTGGGTGATGTCAGTCCCTGCTTCTTGACCCTGGGGCTGAGCCAAGCCCCCCACGGTATCTACGGGCTGCCCTCCATTGAGTACCCAGGTCTGATGAAGgtgagcagggcacagctgaagGTGGGGGGATTCCCTAACCAGCCCACCCTGACCAGTTATCTTCCAGGTATGCCACCACCACGGCAGCCCCACTGACCCAGAGAAGCGGGATCAGGCCTCCTCGAGTGCTCCCCGCCCTGACATCGCTGTCTTGAGCAGCTTCATCAGCAGCTATCTGCCCAGGCTGGAGACCCAGCCAGCGGTGATGGAGACCTGCCTCTACACGGTGAGACCCTCCCCAGGGCACAGATCCAAACATCCGGGGTCCTGAGCCTTCCCCTACCCCGCGGTGGACCCCTTCTCCACCCTGTCTCCTCATTTCACACCCTGGCTCCCCAGAACACTCCAGATGAAGATTTCATCCTGGACCGGCACCCTAAGTTCAGCAACATCGTCATTGGTGCCGGCTTCTCAGGTAGGCGAGGGCAGCCACCCCCCGAACccagcaccccagagctgcccgGGGTCACGGGGGTGGCTGTGTCCccaccttccctctccttcccacaggcCATGGGTTCAAGCTGGCACCAGTGGTGGGGAAGTTGCTGTGTGAGCTGAGCCTGGGTGAGGAGCCATCCTATGACATGGCCCACTTTGCCATCACTCGTTTCCCCGGCGTGCTTAGGGCTGCACAGTAGGCGTGGGGCTCCAGACGTGCCCCCACGGCATTGCACTGGcctgcagctgtgtccctgcatcCTGCTGTCCTTACACCCAGTACACCTCCATCCCTATCTATCTCCATCTCTCTGAACCCTGGGGACTCTCAACATGCTGCATTCCTGCATGCACACCCCAGATACCCTGCATCCTCATGTCCCCACACTCCACCCTTCCATCACCTCTGCATCCCTGCTTTCGCACACCCCTGCACCCTGGCACCCTGGCACCCTGCCTCCCCACACCCCAGCACCCCCATGCCATGCAGTGCCAAGCCATCTCTACCAAGCACCCACTCCTGGGGAACAAATTAAGAAGCTTTGTCACCCTCATGAagatggagctggagcag
It encodes:
- the PIPOX gene encoding peroxisomal sarcosine oxidase, whose product is MAAPSQPQKSTYDVIVIGAGIQGSFTAYHLAQHHKDTLLLEQFLLPHSRGSSHGQSRIIRSAYPQQYYSCMMPESFRLWQQLEAETGTTLYRQTGLVLLGPAGDPELEACRRSLGVDEVLDAAALAQRFPGFQLQAGQVAVLDSTAGVLFADRALRAAQKVFCQRGGTLRDGEKVLHIKPGVMVTVTTTAGVYQAPRLIITAGAWTGAFVEQLGLCLPLQPLRIDVCYWREKQPGSTSLGDVSPCFLTLGLSQAPHGIYGLPSIEYPGLMKVCHHHGSPTDPEKRDQASSSAPRPDIAVLSSFISSYLPRLETQPAVMETCLYTNTPDEDFILDRHPKFSNIVIGAGFSGHGFKLAPVVGKLLCELSLGEEPSYDMAHFAITRFPGVLRAAQ